One part of the Georgfuchsia toluolica genome encodes these proteins:
- the mnmC gene encoding bifunctional tRNA (5-methylaminomethyl-2-thiouridine)(34)-methyltransferase MnmD/FAD-dependent 5-carboxymethylaminomethyl-2-thiouridine(34) oxidoreductase MnmC: MPFALDPATLSYTANDVPYSAIFDDIYHSADGGLEQAQHVFLAGNDLPRAWRDRELFVILETGFGLGLNFLATWQRWREDHINKTARCQRLHFVSVEKHPFARADLAQLHARWPQLAALADELQAQWPLLTPGVHRLLLDNGRVTLTLLFGDATTQMRKLAVAADALYLDGFAPAKNPVLWDPQLLKAVTRLCKPGATLATWSVAAPVREALAAQRWTLEKRPGFGSKRDMLCGRLFGKSDGNVPPSAPPRHAIVIGGGIAGCAITERLAARQWHVDLFERRSAISNIIGGFLGLTGLLHPLLAKDDNLAARLTRAGYLYALRLFRQLDAKNLGLRWSQCGILHLARDAEEERAQRDITDALGFPGEYAEFIDRETAARQAGHVVAAGGWYYPGGAIVNPITLFKALLARHSAAISTHFHTDVARLEYDGGNWHAIGVHGQTLGSAPVAIVANSIDAVRLVPQCKLPLSKMRGQISMLPRGSLPFLHHALCGNGYLTPDTLGRHCLGATYDKDDDPEPREDSHCSNLQRLAELLPGGDLPQFEPAQLAGLVGFRAIAIDRMPIVGALPDMTQTLKPGAQLRDVLRLPGLHSLLAMGSRGLAWAPLAAELLAAQLNNEPLPLERDLLDAIDPGRFMIRNQRRGIAWRA; the protein is encoded by the coding sequence ATGCCTTTTGCTCTTGATCCAGCAACATTGAGCTATACCGCCAACGACGTTCCGTATTCAGCGATATTCGACGACATCTACCATTCCGCCGATGGCGGGCTGGAACAGGCGCAGCATGTTTTTCTTGCCGGCAATGACCTGCCCCGGGCATGGCGTGATCGTGAGCTATTTGTCATTCTGGAAACCGGCTTTGGCCTGGGCCTGAATTTCCTTGCCACCTGGCAGCGCTGGCGTGAAGATCACATTAATAAAACTGCGCGCTGCCAGCGGCTGCATTTCGTCTCGGTCGAGAAGCACCCCTTCGCGCGCGCCGACCTGGCCCAATTGCATGCGCGCTGGCCGCAACTCGCCGCGTTGGCGGATGAATTGCAGGCGCAGTGGCCGCTGCTGACGCCGGGAGTACACCGCCTGCTGCTCGACAACGGCCGCGTCACGCTGACGCTGCTCTTCGGCGATGCCACCACACAAATGCGCAAGCTCGCCGTAGCGGCCGATGCGCTCTATCTCGATGGTTTCGCCCCGGCAAAGAACCCCGTGCTGTGGGACCCGCAATTACTCAAGGCCGTTACCCGGCTCTGCAAACCCGGCGCCACGCTGGCCACGTGGAGCGTCGCGGCGCCGGTGCGCGAGGCGCTGGCCGCCCAGCGCTGGACACTGGAGAAGCGGCCCGGCTTCGGCAGCAAGCGCGACATGCTGTGCGGCCGCTTGTTTGGTAAAAGCGATGGAAATGTCCCGCCATCGGCACCGCCCAGACATGCCATAGTGATAGGTGGCGGCATTGCCGGCTGCGCCATTACAGAAAGACTGGCAGCGCGGCAGTGGCATGTCGACCTCTTCGAACGGCGTTCGGCCATCAGCAACATAATCGGGGGCTTTCTGGGGCTGACAGGACTGCTGCATCCCCTGCTGGCGAAGGACGACAACCTCGCCGCGCGACTGACGCGCGCCGGCTATCTGTACGCGTTGCGTCTATTTCGGCAGCTCGACGCCAAAAACCTCGGCTTGCGCTGGAGCCAATGCGGCATCCTCCACCTCGCCCGCGACGCGGAGGAGGAACGTGCGCAACGCGACATCACCGATGCTCTGGGCTTCCCCGGCGAGTATGCCGAATTCATCGACCGCGAAACGGCAGCGCGGCAGGCGGGTCATGTCGTCGCAGCGGGCGGCTGGTACTACCCAGGCGGCGCCATCGTCAATCCGATCACGCTCTTCAAAGCGCTGCTGGCGCGGCACTCCGCCGCGATTTCGACGCATTTCCACACCGACGTGGCGCGGCTGGAATACGATGGCGGAAACTGGCATGCCATTGGCGTTCATGGCCAAACGCTCGGCAGCGCGCCGGTCGCGATCGTCGCCAATTCCATCGATGCCGTGCGCCTGGTTCCGCAATGCAAGCTGCCGCTCAGCAAGATGCGCGGGCAGATCAGCATGTTGCCGCGAGGCTCCCTGCCCTTTCTCCACCATGCGCTGTGCGGCAACGGTTATCTCACTCCCGACACACTGGGGAGGCATTGCCTCGGAGCGACTTATGACAAGGACGACGACCCGGAACCACGCGAGGACAGCCATTGTTCCAATCTGCAACGTCTCGCCGAGCTGCTGCCCGGTGGAGACTTGCCGCAATTCGAGCCGGCGCAACTCGCCGGCCTGGTCGGCTTTCGCGCCATCGCCATCGACCGCATGCCGATCGTCGGCGCGCTGCCGGATATGACCCAAACGCTGAAGCCAGGCGCCCAGTTGCGCGACGTACTGCGCCTGCCCGGTCTCCACAGTCTGCTGGCGATGGGATCACGCGGCCTGGCTTGGGCGCCATTGGCGGCGGAACTGCTCGCCGCGCAACTCAACAACGAACCGCTGCCGCTCGAACGTGATCTTTTGGATGCCATTGACCCCGGCCGTTTCATGATCCGCAACCAACGCCGCGGCATTGCTTGGCGCGCATGA